A region of the Mytilus galloprovincialis chromosome 1, xbMytGall1.hap1.1, whole genome shotgun sequence genome:
ACTCTTTAattatttactttaaatttgagcttgtatttaataaaaattgtatgcggtcttaataatttgtttttaagagGACTGTGGTTCTCGATCATATCATTCTGCGGTATTTATAATATCATACTGAAATAAGTACAACCTGATTATATGACAACtatttgattggatgcagcgagtttcgactgcaaccaaaGAAAAAtcattaccttgtgtctccgaaattctaTCTCAGTCCGCCAAGGGATCGTTACCCTTGGCTAGTAAAGATGATTATATGATAGCTTacgtttatttttaattttaggaagTGATGACGTCCAAGAGGTTACTACTAAACTACAAACAGATTTAGATACTCATAAATCTCAAGCAGATTCATTTAAAGAGAAATTAAGAAAGGCTGGGGTAGGTTTATAACGGTTTTGGTTTGATTACGATGTATGATAATATTATATTCACGACACTATATCATTTGATGGGTTTATATCCTATCAGGTAGACTATATACTTATCTTCAAGCAGATATACATCCTGTGTTTTCTTTGCAAAACATCAAAGAGTTAGTATACAACTAACCTCAAAATAAGTCTTGATGTATAACCATTTTGTGGAAATGGTACACAAACTCACCATAAATACCAGGATATAATAGACTACCATATAAAGTATGACACTTAAATGTCCATTCGAAGCTCAGTTTaccttattttatttcatatttgaattcaaatatccGACAGTTCGCTTATACAACTTGATGTAAGCATGTATCACGTAGAACATAAAACATTCTGAGTAGTAGAGCAGGTACTGCTTGCCCTACAAAATTCACCCCTGATTTCAGGTCAGGTTAATGTAGTTGAATCTTCACCTTTtccgtgtatttttttttttttttggggggggggggggctgttgTTTCGCTGTTAATTTGGCCATAATTCGACATATGGAATTTGGATCTCAtctttttagtttttagtttAGATTGTATTTATGTAATCCAAACCCTTTTGAGGACGGCTTGATAGctattattttttcaaacttaTCACTTCTTGAATCGAAAAAAATTAGTGCATTCAGCACACACCAAACTATGCTCCTATCTATGAAAACTTAAGAAATTTATCAAGGAAATATATACATTTACTCAGATATTCCAGTTACAAAATAATGTGCATGTATCTCTGTCACGGAATAGACAGCGTACTTTGACcattaataatttatttgtttacacTCATTGatactcatacaacatcttcttatttctatgtaTAATCAAGAAAAGAACATAAATTGGGAATGGTGCACGAATCTAGTATCTTGTCCAAGTAAAATTGGAGTTGTCTACCTTTGTCCATAAATGTAGTTGAATCTtgatatattaaattttattatcaCTAAACGTTTATATGGAgtttttttttgacaatacaaattgaaacaatcaataaacaaaaaaataaaactaaagagtatataaaaagaaacaaaacaaaaatcataaaaatcataagtgattaatttacaatattacaatattcAAAAGCCTTGTTACAATTAGACATTGCGctcagtttgttttgttttacatgatgtcgtaagttttcttgtttgaattgtttaacatttttacatGTCTTGACCTTTGATAACCGACTGTACGGTATacattttcttattgttgaaggccgtacggtgacctttcactgctttcttattgttgaaggccgtacggtgacctttcactgctttcttattgttgaaggccgtacggtgacctttcaCTGCATTcttattgttaaaggccgtacggtgatctctagtataacgaaatcagagatctattttttaattagaatggAGGTTAGCAAAGGCTTAACACAGGGTCTGTACAGTATTTCAATCAgattgtttaaatttcaaattaaactgaTGAAAATCTTCATTTTAGGTTAAAGGAGATGTTGTGGCCAGTGCAGGAAAACCAGGAGAAGTTGTGGTTCATGTGGCATCCGAGAGGAATGCTAGTATGATCATTTGTGGTACACGAGGTCATGGTGCAATAAGAAGGACCCTGATGGGTAGCATCAGTAACTACATCGTCCACCATTCCACCATTCCTGTTGTTGTTTGTAGGAGCAAGGCCCACCACGATCCAGCCAATGAACACCATAATAAACATCACTAGTagagacgttacgcacggtattgcgtCGCAAGACGTAACATGTATAATTGACAAATGTGACGCCACATTTTGTTATCGAGAGCGGAGAACCTACTCAATcgacttttatcaaataaatacattAAGCTGAAGACATGAATGGttcaaaatttatcatgtatAAGGCAATTAAGTAAGGATcgtttttattttctgatctgTAATGAGATGAaaacaaatgcaatttttttcaattttattttggataGGATACATAGcaacctttaaaaaaatcttgctcCCGGAGGGGCACATGAAAACTAAAATATAGCTGAACGTTTTTTTTGACAAAGTGAACATAAACatttatggtatttatttcataaaaatcggtCATATAataattcagcaatatttttttttataaggattttaattgaaatggttttttttttagattgaactcacttttgtccaataTTTGTATGTATTTGTGCGAGTTTTCAGACTATTTCTCTATCTTTTTCGCACatatggttttattttacaaatacgtatttatttaattctttaaaaattataagacCATTGTACCTCGGATTCTAATCGGTTTCTAATCAAAAAAAGGTGTTTTAGATTTGCCTGAAAACTTTTGTCCATAAGAAACTATCCCTCGGCCCATCCCCCCTTTTCCCCTATGTCTATAAAGGATTTATTCCttatgtttgtgtgtttttctaatCTGAGTGTTATTTTGATTCAGCAGACCATTTTGGAATGATCATTTCCCGGCTTCATTTTAACTGCCTAAACAGTTCGTAAATAGTGTGTATTTGTATAAAAGACGTCACTGTGCAGAAACGTCAAAATGACGCCCTTGGACATAATGGCTAGACATAGGGAATGCTTTCCGAAACAAATTGTAAGGTCATCATGTTTGTGAAAACACCCGACTCATTTAGCCATGTGTATGAACTTATAGtttgtatcttataaatatgttagttttgtattataaatgcacatttagtatttatacaacatgtttcacctaaggaatggacaaaaattacgtttggacatagtggctagacattcgatttttaaaaattctgcttcaagaaattttttttttttacatttgaaactttgaaaatgtttatctttttcagaactttctattgagtatagtttgaatatgattttattactttatagagataataataaaactgaaatgtTAATAAACTTTCCTCATAACACATTAAGACAGTTTCCTCTGCTGAATATTTCGTTGAAGGCTTGCTTCAAATTTCAGCCAATACCAAAAAACGGGTATGATTTTATAATCTAAATCTAGTAGGAAGCTGATATACTAAATTTCGCAGATTGTATGTGCAAAATTACAACGGAAcatagaaaaatgcattttatttaatttgaaatgtta
Encoded here:
- the LOC143068316 gene encoding putative universal stress protein SSP1056, with the translated sequence MEDGRTIIVALDGSHHSDYAFDWYLNNSKKDGDNVVIVTCFDKHHAHHGHGSDDVQEVTTKLQTDLDTHKSQADSFKEKLRKAGVKGDVVASAGKPGEVVVHVASERNASMIICGTRGHGAIRRTLMGSISNYIVHHSTIPVVVCRSKAHHDPANEHHNKHH